GTATTTTTTGTTGTGCAAATGCATTACCCATAAAGGCCAGGGTGATAGCCGGTATTAATAGTATAGATTTCATAGGTCAATTATTTTTTGCCGTTGTGCCTGAACAGGTCCCAACCGGGGCGGGTCGTTAAGCCCAAAATCTGGAGCTTGTTGCTCATCGGAAACATAGATTCGATCAGGACGTAAGCATCGGCGGGTTTTTCGTTTTTGTTTTTAACTTTTGCCGTAAAGGGCGATGCCAGCGCTTCAGGAAACGGCACGACTGGCGAAGACAAACGACCCTTATAGAAAACCATCAGGTATTCGAATACCATTTTTGTCGTGCCCTTTTTCCATTGAGGTCT
This region of Mucilaginibacter inviolabilis genomic DNA includes:
- a CDS encoding MT-A70 family methyltransferase, which translates into the protein MNYEVYMICPPWRQYRNYQRSQRWMMDNLPPKTLKAMKAFYFIRDCLEIGSSPNQMLFVWVTSKFTEDCRAYMKQLGYTYCNYLVWQRPQWKKGTTKMVFEYLMVFYKGRLSSPVVPFPEALASPFTAKVKNKNEKPADAYVLIESMFPMSNKLQILGLTTRPGWDLFRHNGKK